In Ignavibacteriales bacterium, the following are encoded in one genomic region:
- the glmS gene encoding glutamine--fructose-6-phosphate transaminase (isomerizing), which yields MCGIVGYIGKRNARPIIMDGLKRLEYRGYDSAGISIIKDGENEIITYKQKGKVSDLEKNLDIDKFNGTVGIGHTRWATHGVPNDVNAHPHFDMDYNIVLIHNGIIENYKTIKTKLEREGYTFRSDTDTEVLVNLINYNYKQKGDFEIAVRMSLAEVEGTYGIAALCAQEPDKIVVGRMGSPLMLGIGVEEIILASDASAIINHTKNVMYLEDGEMAILTKNGFQLKTIEDKDIFRDIHELDFDLEQIEKSGFDHFMLKEICEQPDTIQNTYRGRINFETGMVKLGGLERIQDKLFNAPRILITACGTAWHAGLVGEYMIENCCRIPVEVDYASEFRYRNPVVREDDVLIVISQSGETADTLAALREAKKYGATTVGLVNVVGSTIAREVDAGSYIHAGPEIGVASTKAFTSQLMSLALISLMIAGEKKTLSQEELIKIAHEIKLIPEKIQKVIDNRKEYEYIAQEFKDAKNFLYLGRGYNFPVALEGALKLKEISYIHAEGYPSAEMKHGPIALIDENMPVVFIAPKDETYSKIISNIEEVKARKGKIITIASEDDDEIANYSDYVIRVPKTISMLSPIINNIPLQFLAYYIATARGCNVDQPRNLAKSVTVE from the coding sequence ATGTGTGGAATAGTAGGCTATATCGGAAAAAGAAATGCCCGACCCATAATAATGGACGGTTTAAAAAGACTGGAGTACAGAGGCTATGATTCAGCAGGTATCTCAATTATAAAAGATGGCGAAAATGAGATAATTACATATAAGCAGAAGGGTAAAGTATCCGATCTGGAAAAAAACCTGGATATTGATAAATTTAATGGTACGGTTGGGATAGGACACACACGCTGGGCTACTCACGGCGTACCAAATGACGTGAACGCGCATCCGCATTTTGACATGGATTACAATATAGTTTTGATTCATAATGGTATAATTGAAAACTATAAAACCATAAAGACAAAACTTGAACGGGAAGGATATACTTTCCGAAGTGATACGGATACCGAAGTGCTGGTCAACCTTATAAACTATAATTACAAACAAAAAGGCGATTTTGAAATAGCAGTGAGGATGTCCCTCGCCGAGGTAGAGGGAACCTACGGCATCGCCGCCCTTTGCGCGCAGGAGCCCGATAAGATCGTCGTCGGAAGAATGGGTAGTCCCCTCATGCTCGGTATCGGCGTGGAAGAGATCATCCTCGCCTCCGACGCCTCCGCAATAATTAACCACACAAAGAACGTGATGTATCTCGAGGACGGCGAGATGGCCATCCTCACAAAAAATGGCTTCCAACTAAAAACCATTGAAGACAAGGATATATTTAGAGATATACATGAGCTGGATTTCGACCTTGAACAGATAGAAAAAAGTGGTTTTGATCACTTTATGCTGAAGGAGATATGTGAGCAGCCGGATACGATACAGAATACGTACAGAGGGAGGATCAATTTTGAGACGGGGATGGTGAAGCTGGGTGGTCTGGAGCGGATACAGGACAAGCTATTTAATGCGCCAAGGATATTGATCACGGCGTGCGGCACGGCATGGCATGCGGGGTTGGTAGGGGAGTATATGATAGAGAATTGCTGCAGGATTCCGGTGGAGGTAGATTACGCATCAGAGTTTAGGTACCGTAACCCGGTGGTAAGGGAGGATGACGTGCTAATCGTGATAAGCCAGAGCGGAGAGACAGCTGACACACTAGCGGCGCTAAGGGAAGCGAAGAAATACGGAGCGACAACAGTGGGCCTGGTGAACGTGGTGGGAAGCACAATAGCGAGAGAGGTGGATGCGGGGTCATACATACACGCGGGACCGGAGATAGGTGTGGCATCGACGAAGGCATTTACGAGCCAGCTGATGTCGCTGGCGCTGATCTCACTGATGATAGCGGGAGAGAAGAAAACGCTTTCACAGGAAGAGCTGATAAAGATAGCTCATGAGATAAAGCTGATCCCGGAAAAGATACAAAAGGTTATAGATAACAGGAAGGAATATGAGTACATCGCGCAGGAATTTAAGGACGCGAAGAATTTCCTATACCTGGGCAGGGGATATAATTTTCCTGTAGCGCTGGAGGGCGCATTGAAACTAAAGGAAATCTCCTACATTCACGCGGAGGGGTATCCATCTGCTGAGATGAAGCACGGACCTATAGCGCTGATAGATGAGAATATGCCGGTTGTATTTATCGCGCCGAAGGACGAAACGTACAGTAAGATAATATCCAATATAGAGGAGGTGAAGGCAAGGAAGGGTAAGATAATCACAATCGCGAGCGAAGACGATGATGAGATAGCTAATTATTCGGATTATGTAATAAGGGTACCGAAGACGATATCGATGCTTTCGCCGATCATAAATAATATACCGCTACAATTCCTGGCATACTACATCGCTACCGCAAGAGGATGCAATGTAGATCAGCCTAGAAACCTGGCAAAAAGCGTTACTGTAGAGTAG